A stretch of the Bacillus licheniformis DSM 13 = ATCC 14580 genome encodes the following:
- the spoVAE gene encoding stage V sporulation protein AE — protein sequence MEYVIAFIAGGLICVIGQLLLDIFKMTPAHVMSTFVVSGAILDGFGIYDRFIEFAGAGATVPIVSFGHSLLHGAMHQAEKHGFIGIGMGIFELTSAGISAAILFAFLVAVIFKPKG from the coding sequence ATGGAGTATGTCATTGCTTTTATTGCAGGCGGGCTGATTTGCGTCATCGGACAGCTCTTGCTTGATATCTTCAAAATGACGCCGGCTCATGTCATGTCAACTTTTGTCGTATCTGGAGCGATCCTTGACGGATTCGGCATTTACGACCGTTTTATCGAATTTGCCGGTGCCGGGGCTACAGTCCCGATTGTCAGCTTCGGCCACTCTCTTTTGCACGGCGCGATGCACCAGGCTGAGAAACATGGCTTTATCGGAATCGGCATGGGGATATTTGAACTGACATCTGCCGGTATATCTGCCGCTATCTTGTTCGCTTTTCTTGTTGCCGTGATTTTTAAACCGAAAGGATAA
- the spoVAD gene encoding stage V sporulation protein AD: MKLTGKQTWEFENPLFVNSSGTAVGPKEKEGPLGHLFDKSYDEMHCNQKNWEMAERKLMEDAVQSALSKQNLKKEDIDIFLAGDLLNQNVTANYVARHLKIPFLCLFGACSTSMESIAISSALIDGGFAKRALAATSSHNATAERQFRYPTEYGGQKPGTATSTVTGSGAVVLSQQPGGIKITSATVGRVIDLGITDSQDMGSAMAPAAADTIKQHLEDLGRTPDDYDLILTGDLSGVGSPILKDLLKEEGINVGTKHNDCGLMIYTPDQQVFAGGSGCACSAVVTFAHIFKEIEAGRLNRVLVVATGALLSPTIIQQKESIPCIAHGVVFERAERGNA; this comes from the coding sequence ATGAAATTAACAGGAAAACAAACATGGGAATTCGAGAACCCGCTGTTTGTTAACTCAAGCGGAACAGCGGTCGGTCCCAAAGAAAAAGAAGGTCCTCTTGGACACTTATTTGACAAAAGCTATGATGAAATGCACTGCAACCAGAAAAACTGGGAAATGGCAGAGCGCAAGCTGATGGAGGATGCGGTTCAGTCCGCGTTATCAAAACAAAATCTTAAAAAGGAAGACATCGATATCTTTTTGGCTGGCGATCTGCTCAACCAAAACGTGACAGCCAACTATGTGGCGCGGCATTTGAAAATTCCTTTTCTCTGCTTATTTGGAGCATGCTCGACATCAATGGAATCGATCGCGATCAGTTCGGCGTTGATTGACGGGGGTTTCGCAAAGCGCGCCCTAGCGGCAACCAGCAGCCATAATGCTACGGCAGAAAGGCAGTTCCGCTACCCGACGGAATACGGGGGGCAAAAACCGGGAACCGCGACTTCGACAGTGACCGGAAGCGGAGCGGTCGTCCTCAGCCAGCAGCCCGGCGGAATTAAAATTACAAGCGCAACTGTCGGAAGGGTTATCGACTTGGGGATTACCGATTCGCAAGATATGGGGTCGGCGATGGCACCCGCTGCTGCGGATACGATCAAGCAGCATTTGGAGGATCTGGGACGCACCCCTGATGATTACGATCTGATCTTAACCGGCGACCTTTCAGGCGTCGGCAGCCCGATTTTGAAGGATCTGTTAAAAGAGGAAGGAATCAATGTCGGGACAAAACATAATGACTGCGGGCTGATGATCTATACGCCTGACCAGCAAGTTTTTGCAGGTGGAAGCGGATGCGCTTGTTCCGCGGTCGTCACCTTTGCCCATATTTTCAAAGAAATTGAAGCGGGAAGGCTGAACAGAGTGCTTGTTGTCGCGACAGGCGCCCTTTTAAGCCCGACGATCATCCAGCAAAAAGAATCGATACCATGCATTGCCCATGGCGTCGTATTTGAACGGGCCGAAAGGGGGAACGCTTAA
- the spoVAC gene encoding stage V sporulation protein AC: MSSLKDNYQSKVKAYQPSPPYVLNCIKAFLVGGLICTIGQAFQNFYMAVFHFDEKTAGNPTVATLILISALLTGLGVYDRIGQFAGAGSAVPVTGFANSMTSAALEHKSEGYVLGVGTNMFKLAGNVIVFGVVAAYIVGMIRFAFDKLF; this comes from the coding sequence ATGTCAAGTTTGAAAGATAATTATCAATCGAAAGTTAAAGCGTATCAGCCTTCACCGCCTTATGTCCTGAACTGTATCAAGGCATTTCTCGTCGGTGGTCTGATTTGTACGATCGGCCAGGCTTTCCAGAATTTTTATATGGCTGTGTTCCATTTTGATGAAAAAACGGCCGGGAACCCGACGGTTGCCACGCTGATCCTGATCTCCGCTCTGTTAACAGGCCTTGGCGTCTACGACAGAATCGGACAGTTTGCCGGCGCTGGTTCTGCCGTTCCGGTTACAGGGTTTGCCAACAGTATGACGAGCGCAGCGCTGGAGCATAAAAGCGAAGGCTACGTCCTCGGCGTAGGGACAAACATGTTCAAGCTTGCGGGAAACGTCATCGTGTTCGGTGTTGTGGCCGCTTATATTGTGGGGATGATCCGCTTTGCCTTTGACAAGCTGTTTTAG
- a CDS encoding stage V sporulation protein AB: MIISVIFIIFLGLAGGVAVGSGFVAFLTVLGIIPRLTQLTKTKGFIQAYEWAVILGAVFGGWESLNMSRFFLSKWLLVPIGLFAGVFIGMLAAALTEVLNVLPILAKRIGMGDRILILLMAIVFGKILGSMFQWLIFVHLS, translated from the coding sequence ATGATCATTAGCGTGATATTTATCATCTTTCTCGGACTCGCAGGAGGGGTTGCTGTTGGATCCGGCTTTGTCGCTTTTCTTACCGTGCTTGGCATTATCCCGAGGCTGACTCAGCTGACGAAAACAAAAGGATTTATCCAGGCGTATGAATGGGCTGTCATTTTAGGCGCGGTTTTCGGAGGATGGGAATCGCTGAACATGTCCCGCTTTTTTTTATCCAAATGGCTGCTTGTTCCGATCGGCCTTTTTGCGGGCGTTTTCATTGGAATGCTTGCAGCGGCGCTAACAGAAGTCTTGAACGTGCTGCCGATACTGGCGAAACGCATCGGGATGGGAGACCGGATTTTGATACTTTTAATGGCCATTGTTTTCGGCAAGATTCTCGGATCGATGTTCCAATGGCTCATTTTTGTTCATTTGTCATAA
- a CDS encoding stage V sporulation protein AA, whose translation MERQVFIRLRHRLEADPDELILLGHIAQVAGDRGYKEKLERLPIYQVSKADQSMVVLDVMKVIEAVHKSFPDLDVQTVGGSETIVEIQYPKRDLSPVLFIAVWLLLFVGAGLAVMNFHEDVSMREVHILLYEMVTGKVNRYPYLLQVPYSIGLGLGMILFFNHLFKKRFNEEPSPLEVEMFKYQLDLDHYVAMHENKETTKDIHDH comes from the coding sequence ATGGAACGTCAAGTTTTTATCAGACTCCGCCACCGGCTTGAGGCAGATCCGGATGAATTGATTTTGCTCGGCCATATCGCACAGGTAGCGGGTGACCGCGGATACAAAGAAAAGCTTGAACGGCTGCCTATTTATCAGGTCAGCAAAGCGGATCAAAGCATGGTGGTGCTGGACGTGATGAAGGTGATTGAAGCTGTACATAAATCGTTTCCTGACCTTGATGTCCAAACCGTCGGCGGTTCTGAAACCATCGTGGAGATCCAATATCCGAAAAGGGATCTGTCGCCCGTGCTTTTCATCGCCGTCTGGCTGCTCTTGTTCGTCGGTGCCGGCCTTGCCGTCATGAACTTTCATGAAGATGTCAGCATGAGGGAAGTGCACATCCTGCTTTACGAAATGGTGACGGGCAAGGTGAACCGCTATCCATACCTTTTGCAGGTTCCGTACAGCATCGGTCTTGGCCTCGGCATGATCTTGTTTTTTAATCATTTATTTAAAAAACGGTTTAACGAGGAGCCCAGCCCCCTGGAGGTCGAGATGTTTAAATATCAGCTTGATTTGGACCATTATGTGGCCATGCACGAAAACAAAGAAACGACAAAGGATATTCATGATCATTAG
- the sigF gene encoding RNA polymerase sporulation sigma factor SigF: MDVEVKKENQNTQLKDHEVKELIKNSQNGDQKARDLLIEKNMRLVWSVVQRFLNRGYEPDDLFQIGCIGLLKSVDKFDLSYDVRFSTYAVPMIIGEIQRFIRDDGTVKVSRSLKELGNKIRRAKDELSKSNGRIPTVQEIADYLEISSEEVVMAQEAVRSPSSIHETVYENDGDPITLLDQIADQSEEKWFDKIALKEAIKDLDEREKLIVYLRYYKDKTQSEVADRLGISQVQVSRLEKKILKQIKNQMDHFES, translated from the coding sequence ATGGATGTGGAGGTTAAAAAAGAAAACCAGAACACTCAGCTTAAAGACCATGAAGTGAAAGAACTGATTAAAAACAGCCAGAACGGCGATCAAAAAGCAAGGGACCTCCTCATAGAAAAAAACATGCGTCTTGTTTGGTCTGTCGTTCAGCGTTTTTTGAACAGAGGCTATGAGCCTGACGACCTCTTTCAAATCGGCTGCATCGGCCTCTTGAAGTCGGTGGACAAATTCGATCTTTCCTATGACGTTCGGTTTTCCACCTACGCCGTTCCGATGATTATCGGCGAGATTCAGCGGTTTATCAGAGATGACGGAACCGTCAAAGTGAGCCGCTCGCTGAAAGAACTCGGCAACAAAATCCGGCGGGCGAAAGACGAGCTTTCCAAGTCAAACGGCCGGATTCCGACCGTTCAGGAAATCGCCGATTATCTCGAAATCAGTTCAGAAGAGGTCGTGATGGCCCAGGAAGCGGTCCGCTCTCCCTCGTCCATTCATGAAACGGTTTACGAAAACGACGGGGACCCGATTACACTTCTGGACCAAATCGCCGATCAGTCGGAAGAGAAGTGGTTCGATAAAATCGCTTTGAAGGAAGCCATCAAGGATTTGGATGAACGGGAAAAGCTGATTGTTTATTTAAGGTATTACAAAGACAAGACGCAATCTGAAGTTGCCGACCGCCTCGGCATATCCCAGGTGCAAGTCTCGAGGCTTGAGAAAAAGATTTTAAAGCAAATCAAAAACCAGATGGACCATTTTGAAAGCTGA
- the spoIIAB gene encoding anti-sigma F factor, translating into MKNEMNIQFTALSQNESFARVTVAAFIAQLDPTMDELTEIKTVVSEAVTNAIIHGYENSGQGNVYISVTLEDHIVYLTIRDEGVGIPNLEEARQPLFTTKPELERSGMGFTIMENFMDDISIDSSPEMGTTIHLTKHLSKSKALCN; encoded by the coding sequence ATGAAAAATGAAATGAACATTCAGTTTACAGCGCTCAGCCAAAATGAATCGTTTGCACGGGTGACAGTCGCTGCTTTTATCGCTCAGCTTGACCCGACGATGGATGAACTGACCGAAATTAAAACGGTCGTATCCGAAGCGGTCACAAACGCGATCATTCACGGTTATGAAAACTCAGGGCAGGGAAACGTATATATTTCCGTCACTCTCGAGGACCATATTGTCTATTTAACGATCCGCGACGAAGGAGTCGGCATCCCTAATCTTGAAGAAGCGCGCCAGCCCCTGTTCACGACAAAGCCTGAACTCGAGCGGTCGGGAATGGGCTTTACGATCATGGAAAATTTCATGGATGATATTTCGATCGACTCCTCACCTGAGATGGGAACCACAATACACTTAACAAAGCACTTATCAAAAAGCAAAGCGCTTTGCAATTAA
- the spoIIAA gene encoding anti-sigma F factor antagonist: MSLGIDIHVKESVLCIRLTGELDHHTAETLRKQVSDHLEQTDIRHIVMNLADLSFMDSSGLGVVLGRYKEIKQLGGEMIVCAISPAVKRLFDMSGLFKIIRLEQSEQRALETLGVAS, from the coding sequence ATGAGCCTCGGAATCGATATTCACGTCAAAGAATCCGTATTATGCATTCGGTTGACAGGTGAACTCGATCACCATACAGCAGAAACCTTGAGAAAACAAGTCAGTGACCATCTGGAACAAACCGACATTCGCCATATTGTCATGAATCTTGCAGACCTTTCGTTTATGGACAGTTCAGGGCTTGGCGTCGTGCTCGGCAGATATAAGGAGATTAAGCAGCTCGGCGGAGAAATGATCGTCTGCGCCATTTCCCCTGCTGTCAAACGTTTATTTGATATGTCCGGGCTGTTTAAAATCATTCGCCTTGAGCAATCAGAGCAGCGTGCACTTGAAACGTTGGGGGTGGCGTCATGA
- a CDS encoding D-alanyl-D-alanine carboxypeptidase family protein has translation MKRHLSKLLIFTIILMTAPSALAKESAKKPSELADDAKSAVLIERDTGKVMYDKNSREKLPPASMTKVMTMLLIMEALDEGKIKMKDKVRTSEYAASMGGSQIFLEPGEEMTVEDMLKGIAIGSGNDASVAMAEHIAGSEEEFVKRMNEKAAELGLKDTSFQNTTGLPEEGHYSTAYDMALMAKELLKYENITKFTGTYEDYLRENTDKKFWLVNTNRLIKFYPGVDGVKTGFTNEAKYCLTASAKKGNMRVIAVVFGASTPKERNAQITKMLDFAFSQYETHPMYKRNEIISDLKVNKGREQKINLVTSEPISLLTKKGENIESVKKEIKQKEDIQAPVKKGTELGTLVLKKDGKVLAESPLVAEKDMDKAGMWTMFKRTMTHWTKWSE, from the coding sequence ATGAAACGTCATTTATCCAAATTGCTGATTTTTACGATAATCCTGATGACTGCGCCGTCGGCGCTTGCAAAAGAGAGCGCAAAGAAACCGTCGGAGCTTGCTGATGACGCAAAATCTGCCGTTTTAATCGAGCGGGATACCGGTAAGGTGATGTATGACAAGAACAGCCGTGAAAAGCTTCCTCCGGCCAGCATGACAAAGGTGATGACCATGCTGCTGATCATGGAGGCCCTTGATGAAGGCAAAATCAAAATGAAAGACAAAGTCAGAACAAGCGAGTATGCCGCTTCAATGGGGGGTTCGCAAATTTTTCTAGAGCCCGGTGAAGAAATGACGGTTGAAGATATGCTGAAAGGGATCGCCATCGGATCGGGTAATGATGCCTCTGTTGCAATGGCAGAGCATATTGCGGGGTCTGAAGAGGAATTCGTCAAAAGAATGAATGAAAAAGCTGCTGAGCTCGGCCTCAAGGATACGTCTTTTCAAAATACGACAGGTCTGCCTGAAGAAGGCCATTACAGCACAGCCTATGACATGGCGCTCATGGCGAAAGAGCTTTTAAAATATGAAAACATCACGAAATTTACGGGAACGTATGAAGACTATCTGAGAGAAAACACTGATAAAAAATTCTGGCTCGTCAACACAAACCGCCTCATCAAATTTTATCCAGGAGTTGATGGAGTCAAGACCGGCTTTACAAATGAAGCAAAGTACTGTCTGACAGCTTCAGCGAAAAAAGGAAACATGCGCGTCATCGCTGTCGTTTTTGGAGCCAGCACGCCGAAAGAACGAAATGCCCAAATCACAAAAATGCTTGATTTTGCGTTCAGCCAATATGAAACGCATCCGATGTATAAACGTAACGAAATCATTTCCGATTTGAAGGTCAATAAAGGCCGTGAGCAAAAAATAAACCTTGTCACATCAGAACCGATTTCCCTTTTGACGAAAAAAGGCGAAAATATCGAATCTGTTAAAAAAGAAATCAAACAGAAAGAAGATATCCAGGCCCCTGTCAAAAAAGGCACAGAGCTTGGGACGCTCGTTTTGAAAAAGGATGGAAAGGTGCTCGCTGAAAGTCCTCTTGTCGCTGAAAAAGATATGGACAAAGCGGGGATGTGGACGATGTTCAAGCGGACGATGACCCACTGGACGAAGTGGAGTGAATAA
- a CDS encoding purine-nucleoside phosphorylase has protein sequence MIANAADYIKSKTEIKPAVGLILGSGLGVLADEIEDAVRIKYEDIPDFPVSTVEGHAGQLVIGRLENVQVVAMQGRFHFYEGYSMDKVTFPVRVMKELGIETLIVTNAAGGVNESFRPGDLMIISDHINYMGTNPLIGPNDSSLGVRFPDMSSAYDKELRLLAKKTAEELNISVQEGVYTAVTGPTYETPAEVRFLRTIGSDAVGMSTVPEVIVAKHAGLRVLGISCISNAAAGILDQPLSHDEVIEVTEKVKADFLRFVKAAVAKIG, from the coding sequence ATGATTGCAAATGCCGCAGACTATATTAAAAGCAAAACGGAAATCAAACCTGCGGTCGGCCTGATATTGGGATCCGGCCTTGGCGTGCTTGCCGATGAGATAGAAGACGCCGTCCGCATTAAATATGAAGACATCCCGGACTTTCCTGTTTCCACTGTTGAAGGGCATGCCGGACAGCTTGTCATCGGCAGACTTGAAAATGTGCAAGTCGTCGCGATGCAAGGGCGTTTTCATTTTTACGAAGGGTATTCCATGGACAAGGTAACCTTCCCTGTCCGTGTCATGAAAGAGCTGGGGATCGAGACTTTAATCGTGACCAATGCCGCAGGCGGCGTCAATGAATCGTTCCGTCCCGGCGATTTGATGATCATATCCGATCATATCAATTATATGGGAACGAACCCGCTGATCGGTCCAAACGATTCCTCGCTCGGCGTCAGATTCCCGGATATGTCGTCCGCATATGATAAGGAACTGCGCCTCTTGGCGAAAAAAACAGCCGAAGAATTGAACATCAGCGTACAAGAAGGGGTTTACACAGCCGTTACAGGACCTACATACGAAACGCCTGCCGAAGTGCGGTTCCTCAGAACGATCGGATCGGATGCCGTCGGCATGTCGACGGTTCCGGAAGTCATCGTGGCAAAACATGCGGGCCTTCGCGTGCTCGGCATTTCGTGTATATCAAACGCGGCAGCCGGAATCCTCGATCAGCCGCTCTCCCATGATGAAGTGATCGAAGTCACCGAAAAAGTAAAAGCCGACTTCTTGCGGTTTGTTAAAGCGGCAGTCGCCAAAATCGGCTAA
- the deoB gene encoding phosphopentomutase: MPAFDYNRVFLIVMDSVGIGEAPDAEKFNDKGADTLGHIAEHMGGISLPNMAKLGLSNIREIKGVEKAEKPLAYYGKMKEASNGKDTMTGHWEIMGLYIDKPFRVFPEGFPDELIHELEQKSGRKVIGNKPASGTAILDELGAEHMETGALIVYTSADSVLQIAAHEEVVPLEELYKICEIARELTLDEKYMVGRVIARPFVGKPGEFKRTPNRHDYALKPFDRTVMNELKDDSFDVIAIGKISDIYDGEGITESLRTKSNMDGMDKLVQTLDKGFTGISFVNLVDFDALFGHRRDPEGYGKALEEFDARLPEVFEKMREDDLLIITADHGNDPVHHGTDHTREYVPLLVYSKKHEKPGALPLADTFADIGATIADNFKTNMPKYGKSFLSLLK, translated from the coding sequence ATGCCTGCATTTGATTATAACCGCGTATTTTTAATAGTAATGGATTCCGTTGGAATCGGCGAGGCGCCTGATGCCGAAAAATTTAATGACAAAGGCGCAGATACATTGGGCCACATTGCCGAACACATGGGAGGCATCAGCCTGCCGAACATGGCAAAGCTCGGGCTCAGCAACATCCGTGAAATCAAAGGCGTCGAAAAGGCGGAAAAGCCGCTTGCCTATTACGGCAAAATGAAAGAAGCCTCAAACGGAAAAGATACGATGACTGGCCATTGGGAGATTATGGGACTTTACATAGACAAACCTTTCCGGGTGTTTCCCGAAGGTTTTCCGGACGAATTGATCCACGAACTTGAACAGAAATCCGGAAGAAAAGTGATTGGAAACAAGCCTGCATCAGGCACTGCGATTTTGGATGAACTCGGTGCGGAGCATATGGAAACCGGCGCGCTGATCGTCTACACCTCAGCAGACTCCGTTCTGCAGATTGCCGCACACGAAGAAGTCGTGCCTCTCGAGGAATTGTACAAGATCTGCGAGATCGCGCGCGAGCTGACGCTTGACGAGAAATATATGGTCGGACGCGTTATTGCGAGGCCGTTTGTCGGCAAGCCGGGCGAATTTAAACGGACGCCGAACCGCCATGATTATGCGCTGAAGCCGTTTGACAGAACCGTGATGAATGAATTGAAAGATGACAGCTTTGATGTGATTGCGATCGGCAAAATCTCCGATATCTACGACGGCGAGGGCATTACGGAATCGCTCAGAACGAAATCGAATATGGACGGGATGGACAAGCTGGTGCAAACGCTTGACAAAGGTTTTACTGGGATCAGCTTTGTAAACCTCGTGGACTTTGATGCGCTGTTCGGACACCGCCGCGATCCGGAAGGATACGGAAAAGCGCTCGAAGAGTTCGACGCGCGCCTTCCTGAAGTATTTGAAAAGATGCGCGAAGATGATCTGCTCATCATTACCGCCGACCACGGCAATGATCCGGTTCACCATGGCACTGATCATACAAGGGAGTACGTTCCGCTTCTTGTATACAGCAAAAAACACGAAAAGCCTGGGGCGCTTCCGCTCGCAGATACATTCGCGGACATCGGCGCAACGATCGCCGACAACTTTAAAACGAATATGCCAAAGTACGGAAAAAGCTTTTTATCCCTGCTGAAATAG